The Streptomyces lienomycini sequence GTTCGGCGTCGAGGTCGAAGTGGCCGGCCGTCTCGACCGCGAAGTGCGTGATGCTGCGGTACGGGATCGAGTGGTACTCGGTCTTCTTGCCGGTGATGCCCTGCTTGTCGATCAGGATCAGCCGCCGGTCGGTGAACAGTATGGTGTCGCGGATCAGCAGGTAGGCCGCGTGGACCTGCTCGCCGTGGCCGAGCAGGCGCGCGTACTCCTGCTGCGCCTGGGCCGGGTCGATGCTGTGTGCGTTGCCGAAGAGTGCCATGGTTTCCCCCCATGTGAGCCGACTGTTTGTACGATCTTCGCAAACGCGGAGGCCCGGGAGAAGCTTCTGCCTCTCCCGGGCCCCTGCTGTAGCGAGCGCGTTACGCCGTCGGCTTCTCCTCGAGACGCGGGAAGAGCACCGCGCCCTTGGTGACCGTCGCGCCGGCGGGCAGGCGGCCCCAGTCGGCCGCGTGCTGGACCTGCTGGTCCGCGAGGGCGCCCAGGGAGGGCTCGGCGCCGAGGGAGTCCCAGAGCTTCTGGGAGGTGTCCGGCATGATCGGGTTCAGGAGGACCGCCACCGCGCGGAGCGCTTCCGCGGCCGTGTAGAGGATCGTCGCCAGGCGGGCCTTGCCCTCAGGGGACTCGTCCTTCGCGACCTTCCAGGGCTCCTGCTCGGTGATGTAGCCGTTGACCTGCTTGACGAAGTCGAAGACGGCCAGGATGCCGCCCTGGAAGTCCAGCTCCTCGCCGATCTTCCGGTCGGCCTCCGTGACGGACCTGGTCAGGCCGTCGTGGATGGCCTTCTCGGCGTCGCCGTCGGCCGTCGCGGCCGGCAGTTCGCCGCCGAAGTACTTGCCGACCATCGCGGCCACGCGGGAGGCGAGGTTGCCGTAGTCGTTGGCCAGTTCGCTGGTGTAGCGGGCGGAGAAGTCCTCCCAGGAGAAGCTGCCGTCCTGGCCGAAGGCGATCGCGCGCAGGAAGTACCAGCGGTACGCGTCCACGCCGAAGTGCGAGGTCAGGTCCTGCGGCTTGATGCCGGTCAGGTTGGACTTCGACATCTTCTCGCCGCCGACCATCAGCCAGCCGTTCGCGGCGATCTTGCCGGGCAGGGGCAGGCCCTGCGCCATCAGCATGGCCGGCCAGATGATCGCGTGGAAGCGGAGGATGTCCTTGCCGACCAGGTGCACGTCGGCCGGGAACGTCGACTCGAACTTCTCGGGGTTCTCGTTGTAGCCGACCGCCGTGGCGTAGTTCAGGAGGGCGTCGACCCACACGTAGATGACGTGCTTGTCGTCCCAGGGGACCGGGACGCCCCAGTCGAAGGTCGAGCGGGAGATGGAGAGGTCCTGGAGGCCCTGGCGGACGAAGTTCACGACCTCGTTGCGCGCGGACTCGGGCTGGATGAAGCCCGGGTTGGCCTCGTAGTGGGCGAGCAGCTTCTCGCTGTACTCGCTGAGCTTGAAGAAGTAGTTCTCCTCGCTGAGGATCTCCACCGGCTTCTTGTGGATCGGGCACAGCTTCTGGCCCGCGTACTCGCCCTCGCCGTCGAGCAGCTCGCCGGGGAGCTTGTACTCCTCGCAGCCCACGCAGTACGGGCCCTCGTAGCCACCCTTGTAGATCTCGTCCTTGTCGTACAGGTCCTGCACGAACTCCTGGACGCGGTCGGTGTGCCGCTTCTGCGTGGTGCGGATGAAGTCGTCGTTCGCGATGTCGAGGTGCTCCCACAGGGGCTTCCAGGCCTCCGTGACGAGCTTGTCGGCCCAGGCCTGCGGGGTGACCCCGTTCGCCTCGGCCGTACGCATGATCTTCTGACCGTGCTCGTCCGTGCCGGTGAGGTACCACACCTTCTCGCCGCGCTGGCGGTGCCAGCGGGTGAGCACGTCGCCTGCGACGGTCGTATAGGCGTGGCCCAGGTGAGGAGCGTCGTTGACGTAGTAGATGGGGGTCGAGACGTAGTACGCCTTCGCTCCCCGCTTCTCTGATCCAGTGGCCGCCATGGTCGAAATCCTACTGGGCCCGTGGAGATCGACTCACACGCGTTTCGGGGGGTGGACGGAGGGCTTCCCCTTCGCCCACCCCCCGAAAGGGTTGATCGTGCGGCTGCTGTGCCCGGCTACGGGCGCCAGGTGGCCAGGATGCCCTCGTACAGCTCCTTGTCGGTCAGCTCCTTCGGGGTCTCGCCGGCCAGGAAGTGGGAGGCGTTGCCCGTCTTGAGCTTGCGGAGGTAGTCGAAGGCCTTGTTCTCCGGGTCACCGAAGGCGACGAAGGAGAAGTGGACGTTCGGGTGGTTCGCCGCCGCGTCGGTGAGGGACTGGGTGGCGGGGGTCTTGGCGTCGGGGGCGCCGTCGGTCTGGAAGACCACCAGGGCGGGGGTGCCGGGTTCCTCTTCCCTGGTGTGGTGGGCGAGGACTGCCTCGACGGCGGAGTGGTAGCTGGTGCGGCCCATGCGGCCGAGCGCCGCGTGCAGCTCGTCGATCCTGTTCTCGTGGTCGGTGAGGGCGAGGTCGCCGGTGCCGTCCACTTCCGTGGAGAAGAACGTGACGTGGACCGTGGCCTCGGGGTCGAGGTGCGCGGCGAGGGCGAGGGTCTGCTCGGCGAGGGCCTGGGCGGAGCCGTCCTTGTAGTACGGGCGCATGGAGGCGGAGCGGTCGAGGACGAGGTGGACCTTGGCGCGGGTGCCGGTGAGGTCGTGCTTCTTGAGGGCGGTGCCGGCTGCCTTGTAGGCGGTGGTGAGGGTGGGGGCCTGGGAGCGGAGTCGCGCCGCGGGGGTGGCGGGTTTGGGGGCGGGGGCCTCCGGCTGGAGGGTGGGGGACGCCTCGGCTTCGCCCTCGGCGTCCGTGTTCCCACCCGCACCACCCGTGCTGGTTGCGTTGTCGGGTGCGGGTGGCCCCTGTGGGGCGTCCTCGCCGTCGGCGGCCGCGGGTTCCGGGGTGGTGGCTGCCGGGGCGCCCGGGGCGTCCGGGGCCTCCGTCGGGTCGGGCTTCGGCTCAGTCTCCGGCTCCGGCTCCGCCTCGGCCTGCGGCTCCGCCTCGGCCTTGGCTTCGGGCTCCGGTTCCGGCTCGGCCTTGGGTTCCGGGCCCGGCTCGGGCTCTGCCTTGGCTTCAGGCTCCGCTTCGGCCTTGGCTTCAGGCTTCGGTTCCGGCTCGGGCTCTGCCTTGGCTTCAGGCTCCGGTTCCGGCTCCGCTTCGGCCTTGGCTTCAGGCTCCGGTTCCGGCTCGGGTTCCGCCTTGGCTTCCGGTGCCGGTTCCGGTTCGGGGGCTGCCTTGGGGGCCGGCTCGGGCTCGGAGGTCGCCTCCGGTTCCGGGGTCGGGTCGGAGGTCGCCTCCGGTTCCGGGGTCGGGGTCGGCTCGGTGGGCGGGGGCTCCGTCGGCTTCGGGACCGTGATGTTGGCGAAGGCGGCCTTGACCAGGTCGTGCTCGTCGGGGGTGGATTCCGAGCGGGGCTCGGGGATCTGGGAGGACTCCGGGCGGTCCGGGGTCTCGGCCGGCTCCGGGGATGCGGTGGGCTGGGACGGGAGCCTCGGCTCCGGCGCGGTGACCGGCGGTGCCGTCTCCTGCGTCGCACCCTCCGCCTGGGCGGTCCGTTCTTTGCGTGACCGGCCGAACGCGTTCCGCAGGAGAGTGAGAATGCCCATGTGCGCAACCCTTCGGGTGAGTTGATGCCGTCAATCCCTGGCCAGGACGGACACGTAAGGTTAGCGGTCCCGGCTTGTGATCTTGTGCAGGGTCTGACATGCGAGCGGCGCCGCGTCAAGGCCGGATCGAGACGTCGGCGTAATTCCCCCACCGCTTCCCCGGGTTCACCGTGCGTTCACCGCGACGCCCGGTCCCCGCACGGGTGTGCGCCTACGGTCGCGCTGACACCAGGGCATTCAGGGATTCTCAAGGGGAGAACACAGTGCGCAAGCTCCTGCCGTTGATCGGAACGCCGTCCGGTTCGCACCCCGGCGGCCGGTCCGCGATGACCTGCCGCTTCCGGTGCGGTGACGCCTGCTTCCACGAGGTGCCGAACACCAGCGGCAACGAGTACGTCGGTGACGTCATCGCCGGTGCGCTCAGCCGCCGTTCCATGATGCGGGCCGCCGCCGTCGTCACCGTCGCCGCGGCGGGTGCCGGGGCCGTGGGGGTGGCGGGGGCGCCGTCCGCGCAGGCCGCGCCCGCGGCGGGAGGGAAGGGGCACGGGAAGCCGTCCCGGGACCGGGCCGCGCGGGGGCTGCGGTTCACGCCGGTCGCGCCCAACACCGAGGACGCCGTGACCGTTCCGGAGGGGTACCGGCAGGACGTCGTCATCCGTTGGGGTGAACCCATTCTGCGCGGGGCGCCCGCCTTCGACCCGGAGAAGCAGAGCGCCGAGGCGCAGGCCGGGCAGTTCGGGTACAACAACGACTTCCTCGCGCTGCTGCCGCTGCGGGGCGAGCACGACCGCCAGCTCCTCGTCGCGAACCACGAGTACACCGACGAGGTGCTCATGTTCCGCGGCTACGACCCCGAGAACCCGACCCGCGAGCAGGTCGAGACCGCGTGGGCCGCGCACGGGCTGTCCGTCGTCGCCGTGCAGGAGGAGAAGAGGAGCGGGCGGCTCACGGCCGTGTCGCGGCACCGGCTGAACCGGCGGGTCACCGCCACCACCGAGTTCCGGCTGACCGGCCCGGCCGCCGGGTCCGACCTGGTGAGGACCTCCGCCGACCGCACCGGCCGCAAGGTGCTCGGCACCCTCAACAACTGTTCCGGCGGCACCACCCCGTGGGGCACCACGCTCCACGGCGAGGAGAACTTCAACCAGTACTTCGCCCACGCCTCCAGCGCCACCGACAAGCGGTACGGGATCGGGACCGGCGCCACCGAGCGCAAGTGGGAGCGGTTCGACCAGCGGTTCGACCTCGCCCAGGAGCCGAACGAGGTGCACCGGTTCGGGTACGTCGTCGAGCTGGACCCGTACGACCCCGAGTCCACGCCGCGCAAGCACACCGCGCTCGGCCGGTTCAAGCACGAGGCCGCGACCGTGCGGCTGACGCACGACGGGCGGCCGGTCGTCTACACCGGCGACGACGAGCGGTTCGACTACTTCTACAAGTTCGTCGGCAGCAAGCGGATGCGGCACGGCAACTCCCGCTGGGCGCGCGAGCACAACCTCTCCCTGCTCGACGAGGGGACGCTGTACGTCGCCAAGCTCGACGGCGACTCCCCGGACATCGAGATCGACGGGACGGGAACGCTGCCGCGCGACGGCGAGTTCGACGGCGGCGGCGAGTGGATTCCGCTGGTGACCGCCACGGAGCGCGGTGCCGTCTCGCACGTCGAGGGGATGAGCGCCGAGGAGGTGTGCGTCTTCACCCGGCTCGCCGGGGACAAGGTCGGCGCGACCAAGATGGACCGGCCCGAGGACATCGAGCCGTCGCCGGTCACCGGCAAGGTGTACGTCGCCCTCACCAACAACTCCAACCGGGGCAAGGCCGGTTACGCGGGCCCCGACGAGGCCAACCCGCGCAACTCCAACAAGCACGGCCACGTCCTGGAGCTGACCGAGCGCTGGAACCGGGCCGACGCCACCCGCTTCGGATGGTCGCTGTTCCTGGTCGCCGGTGACCCGGAGGACCCGGCGACGTACTTCGCGGGCTTCCCCAAGGACCGGGTCAGCCCGATCTCCTGCCCCGACAACGTCGCCTTCGACGACCACGGCAACCTGTGGATCTCCACCGACGGCAACGCGCTCGGCACCCACGACGGGCTGTTCGGCGTGGCGACCAAGGGCGACCGGCGCGGTGAGCTGAAGCAGTTCCTGACCGTGCCGACCGGCGCCGAGACCTGCGGTCCGCTCGTCCAGGACCGGCGCGTGCTGGTCGCGGTGCAGCACCCGGGCGAGGTCGACGGCGCCTCGGTGGAGCAGCCGGCCAGCACCTGGCCCGACGGGCCGGGGAAGATCGTGCGCCCGGCGGTCGTGGCGGTGTGGCGCGCGGACGGCCGGGACGTCGGCGTCTGAGCCGACGTGTGAGCCGACGTCTGGCTCGGCCGGGGAAGCAGGGGGGAGAGCGGTCAGCCGGCCGCCGCGTGCAGGGTCAGGTCGACGACCAGTGCGCGGTGGTCGGTGCCGGCCAGGTCCAGGAACCGGGCGTCGTGCGCGGCGAAGTCCTCGGACACCAGGACGTGGTCGATCTGCGTGCCGAACACGGGGAGGGTCCTCGCGGGCCAGCTGGGCGTGCGGTCCTCGCCCGCGAGCCGGGCCGCGTCGCGCAGCCCCGTGTCCAGGACGCGGCGGAAGGCGGCGTGGTCCTGGGAGGCGTTGAAGTCCCCGGCCAGGACGGTGGGCGCCCCGCGGTCCCCGGCGGCGGCGTCGCGCAGGGCGTCCAGCTCCGCGCGCCACAGGTCCACCTGGTCCGCGAGCGGCGGCATCGGGTGGGCGAGCCGGAGCCGTACGGCGTGGCCGCGCACGTCGGCGACGGCGGCGGGCATGCCCATGGTGCCCCGGACGCCGGGGGCGGGCCGGAGCGGGAAGGCGCTCAGGATGACGGAACCCTTGGACCCGGCGCCCTCGACGGCCTGCCGGTGGGGGTAGTCGGCGGCGAGGTCGCGCCGCAGCGCCGCGCCACACGTGGACTCGCACTCCTGTACGAACACGAGGTCGGGTTTCTCGCGTCGCACGGCGGCGATCAGCGCGTCGGTGCCCTGCCCGAACTCCACGTTCGAGGTCAGCACCCGCACCTCGGCGACGGGCGGCCCGGTGGGCTCACCGGTCTTGCCGTAGGGCTCGATGAACCACGCCAGCAGCCCGAGCAGCGCGACGCCCCACACGGCGCCGGTCCACCACCGGGCGAGGAGCGTCAGCAGCAGCCCGGCGCCGGTCGGGACCAGCAGCCAGGGCAGGAAGGCGAGGAGTTGCGGCACGGGGGTGATGCCGTCGGTGTCGGCGGCGCGGCAGCCGACGACCACGCTCACGCCGGTGAACAGCAGCCCCGCGCACCAGGCTCCGAAGCGGCGTCCGGCGCGGCGGGGCGCCCACCCGTCGTCGGCGTCCGCCCACGTGCCGGTCGCCGTGTCGGTCTCGGTGTCCACGTCCCGGCCCTCCGCTCGCGGTTGCGATGCCCGAATCTACGCCCGGCCGTGGAACTCCCGGACGACCTCGATGCGGCCCACGATGTGCCGGTTGAACTCCGCCAGTTCCTCCGCCGGGACCCACAGTTCCAGGATGGTCTCGCCGCCTGCCCGGCGTACGGGGTAGCGGGCCAGGAAGGCGGTGTCGGCCTCGAACCGGGTCACGTATCCCGAGCCGGACGCGGGGACGTTCCAGTCGCGGGCGATGCGGACGGCGTAGTCCTCGTCGAGGACCGGGTAGAAGATCGGCTGCTCGGGCAGGCGCGGCGGCCAGGCCGTCCAGCCGGAGGCCTCGACGAGGGCCAGCTCCTCGGGGCCGGTGGGCCGCCACAGGGTCGTCGTGCCGCTCTCGGTCCGCTGCTCGGTCATGGGCGGCGACGCTATCCGCCCGGGCGCGGTCCCCGCCAAGGGGTTTCAGCGGCCCGTGCGCGTCGGCCGGGGAGGGGCGGGGTCCGGAGGGGCGGGCTCCGGCGCGGGCTTCGCCGGGGACCGGCGGCGCGGTCGGTGTCCGTACCGGCCGGTGAGCCAGGCGGCCAGGGCGACCGTGAGGCCGAGGGCGACCAGGAGCCAGGAAGCCGTGCGCAGGGTCGCGGTGAGGGCGTCGTAGACGGCGCCCGCGGCCGGGCCGTCCACCGGGCCGGGGAGCCCGGCGACGGTGAGCCGGCGGCCGACCACGACGGCGACGACGAGCAGCGCCCCGCCGAGCGCGGTGCCGAGCCCCACGGCCGCGACGGCCCGGCGGCGGCAGGCGGCGACGGCGATGCCGGTGACCGCGAAGACCACGGCCGCCAGCGGCAGCCACAGGGCGGCGACGTCGAGCACGCGGAAGCCCTTCCTGAGCCGGTCCGCCTCCCGGGCCGGGAGCACGGTGACCGGGGTGGGCCGGACCGGGATGCGCCGGGCGAAGGGCACGTGGTCCGCGGCGAGGCGCTCCCGCACGCGCGCGGCGACGGGGGCCAGGTCGACGGTGATCGCCCGCCCGGCCGCCCCGTGGTCCCGCAGGGCGCGCAGCACGGCGCCGTGGACGGTGCGGTTGGCCGTGTCCCAGCCCTCGTGGAAGGCCTCGGTCCGGGTGAACGACCGGGCCGCGTCCCGCACGAAGAGGCGCACCCTGCCGTCGACGGGACCGGCCGCGACCTCGTCCACGACGCCGACGAATCCGGCGCCCAGCGTGTCCGCGACCGCGTCCCGTACGTCCGGGTCGTCGGCCAGCGGCGCCATCGCCGTGACGTACCGCCCGGTGTCGGCCGGCCCGTGCACGGCCCAGCCGGCCAGCGCGCCGCACGGGGCGAGCAGGCCGGCGAGGACGATCAGGCCGGCCGACAGGAGGTTGCGCAGGCGGGGGGACACCGTTCCAGGCAAACCCCCGCGCCCCCGCCGGGCGACCGGTGCGACTGCATATGGCCCCCCGGGACGATCCGGTCAGGTGGGGCGGGTGCGAGTCCGGGCGCGGGTGCGGGCGAGGGCGCGTTTGCGGGCCGCCCGGAGCTCCTCCGCGTCCTGGTGGGTGGAGTAGAAGTAGTACAGGCCGAGCGTCACCGCCGCCGCGAGCAGCAGGGACACGACGATGCAGGTGAACATGGCGACGCCGCTGCACGAGTACAGGAAGCCCAGCGCGCTGCCCGCGAACGCGCCCCACAGCACCGCGTGTCCCTCGCGCGGCAGCCGCTGGGCCACCGCGCGGACGGCGTACCAGAGGATGACGAACGCGAGCACCGTCATGAAGCCGAACAGCAGGTTCCAGCCGGTGATGGGGTCGCCGCGCCGGCGGACGGCCGCGGCCCAGTAGCCGTAGACCAGGCCGATCGCGAGGGGCATCGCCCACTTCGCCAGCAGGTGGGTCCGCCGGTCGAAGACGTCGGGCATCGTGGGACCCGACGGGGCCGTGCCGGTGCGGGCATCGGTGGGTGTTCCGCGTGTCGGTACCGCGTGAGCCATGGCAGCACTCCTCTCACCTCGCCCCGTCTACCAGGGCACACCTGGGCGGGCCGGCGGGCAAGTCGGGATGCGGGCCGCTGTGGCGCGTGTTTCGCTGGGGTCCGTGAGGGGTCGTGTCCGCAGGCCGGTGCGCGACCGGTGGCGTCCGCTCGGCCGGCTCGTCCACGCCGCCGGCCGGGGGGACGCCGTGTCCCGGCACGAACTCCTCAGCGTCCGCGGCCGCAGCGTCGCCTGGCTGTTCCCGCTGCTCCTGCTCGTCGGCATCACCGCGGGCGACATCGCCACGGGCGCGTTCGAGATCATCTCCTGGACCGTGCTCGTGCCCGGCGTCGCCGCCGCGATCTGCGGGGTGCGGGGCACGGCCGTCTTCGCCGTGCTGGCGCTCGTCGTCTACGTCATGGCCGACACCGTCTGGCAGCACCGCGACGAGACCGGGCTGCCCGGTCTGGTCCTGGTCACCCTCGGCGGGGCCATCGCCGTGGTCGCGGCCGCGTTCCGGGTCGGCGGCGAGCGGCGGATGCTGCACATGCGGGACATCGCCGACACCACCCGCCGCACCGTGCTGCGCCCGCTCCCGGTGGGGTTCGGCGGACTCGACCACGCCGCCGTCTACCTCTCCGCGGACGTCGAGGCCCGCGTCGGCGGCGACTTCTACGACATCCAGCCCGGCCCGCACGGCACCCGCGTCCTCGTCGGCGACGTGCAGGGCAAGGGGCTCGGCGCGGTGGAGACGGCCTCCGCGCTGCTCGGCACCTTCCGCGAGGCCGCCTACCACGAACCGGACCTCGCGACGGTCGCCGAGCGGCTGGAGATCCGCATGACGCGCCACCGCGCGCACACCGCGGGCCTCGGCCGGACCGACGGCGACCGGTTCGCCACCGCCGTGCTGATCGGGTTCTCGCCCGCCCTGCCCGACGCCGTGGAGGCGGTCGTCTTCGGACACGAACCCCCGCTGGCGGTCGGACCGGGCGGCGTGCGCCCGCTGCCGGTCGTGGCCGGGCTGCCGCTGGGCATGGCGGACCTCGCCCCCACCGCCCGGCCCGGGGAGCCCCCGCCGGTGCACCGGCTGCCGCTGGCCGCGGACGAGACGCTCCTGCTGGTCACCGACGGGGTGACCGAGGCCCGCGACGCCGCCGGGGTCTTCTACCGCCCCGCGGGCGACATCGCCCGTGCCGTCGCCGCGGACCCGGCGCTGGCGGCGCCCTCCCGGCTGGTGACGTTCGTACGGGACGGCACGCTGCGGCACTGCCGGGGGCGGGTGACCGACGACACCACGGTCTTCGCGGTACGCCGGCGGGAGGAGCCGGGCGGCTGAGTGCCCCGCTCGGCGGCCGCAGCGGCTACCGTGCTGGCGTACGTGATCGACAGGGGGAGGGGACATGCCCGGAACCGTGCTGCTGCTCGCGGCGTCGCCCGTGGGCCGGGGGTGCCTGGTGGACGCCGCCTCCGTGCTCCCCGTGCTCGCGGCCGTGCCGCCCGCCGTGCTCTCCGGCACGGACACGGCGAACGTCGTCGAACTCGCCGACCCGCTGGAGCCGCAGGCCGTCCTCACCCGGCTGCGGGCCGCGGCGGCGGCCCCGGGACCGCTGACCGTGTACGTCGCCGGGCAGCTCCAGCTGGACCGGCGCCAGCGCCTGCCGCACCTGGCGCTGGCCCGCACCACCCCGGCGACCGTCCGCTACACCGCCCTGCCCTGGCACTGGATCCGCGAGGAGCTGCGGCTGCGGCCGAGCGGTGCGACGACGCTGCTGCTCGACCTGCACGCCGACCACGACACCTGGCAGTGGCTGCGGACCCACCCGCTGGACTCCGGGCGCAACAACGCGGTCTACGGCCGTGTCGCGCCGCCGCCCTCGCGGTGGACGGTGGCCGCCCCGTCGTACATGCGGGGCGTCGCGACGATCCTGCGCAGCGGGCACCGGCCGCCGCCGGACCAGCTGCACCAGCAGGCGCTGGCCCGCGCCGCGGCCGACGACCCGGGCAGCGGCGCGGACCTGGTGCTGACGGCGCCGGGGCCGGCCGCGGGCGACCCGCACGCCGTCATCGCCGCCGCCGTGCAGGCCGGGCGGCACGGGGACGCCGACGCGCTCGCCGCCCGGCACGAGCGGGCCGCGGCCCACGCGCACGGCCCCGCCTCCGAGGACGCGCTGCACTGGACCGAGGTCCGGGCCGACCTGGCGATGTTCGCGGGCGACCCGGTGCGCAGCTGCCGGGCGTGGCTGACGGTGGCCGAGGCCCGGCTGGGCGCGGGCCAGCCCCGCAGGCGCCCGCCGTGGAGGCGGCCGTCGACCGGGCCCACCACCAGTGGGGCCGGGTGCGCGACACCGTCCCGGCCCGCGAACTGGGCGCGGCCCTCGCCGCGCTGCGCGGCCGTGTACCGGGACGCCGCGAGGGCGCCCTGGACCACGTCCAGCGGGAGCTGAGCCGCCTGCAGACCCCGGGCTGAGCCCGACCGGCTCCCGCTTCGCGCGTCCGGCCCGGGTGCGGCGCGGCCGGGCGGTGTCCGTCGCCCCCGCCCTCACGCCCCTCGGAGGGTCACCGCGGCCGGTTCGCCCTGGTCCGAGGCGCTCTCCCCGGCCGGTGCGGGGACGGGCGAGTCGGCCGCGTCCGTCGGGCCGGCGTTCCCGGCCAGCAGCAGGCAGGCCACGGCGGCGACGGCGGCGGCGAGGGCTCTGGCGTAGCGTTCGGCGGTGCGGGTGCGTACGGGCACGGTGTCCTCTGCGGATCCGGGGATTGTGTCAAGCACGGTTAAGCGTGCTTAATACGCGGTTTAACCTAGAGCTGTCCGAGCCGGACGGCAAGAGCCTCATGGGGAGTTGGCAGTGGGCGACCGTGACGACCGAAACGCCATCGGACGCCGGGTGCAGCGCCTGCGCGCCGAGCGCGGCATGACCCAGCGCCAGCTCGCGGAACCGGCGTACACGCCCGCCTACATCTCCACCCTGGAGGCGGGTCGCGTCCGCCCCTCCGACGAGGCGGTGCGGCACCTCGCCGAGCGGCTCGGCGTCGGCTACGAGGAGCTGGCCACGGGGCGTCCGGCCCGCCTCGCCACCGATCTGCGGCTCCGGCTCACCGAGGCGCGGCGCACCCTCGCCACCGAGGGCGCCGAACAGGCGGCCGGGCAGTACACCGTGCTGCTCGCCGAGGCCGAGGCGCACGAGCTGGCCGAGGAACGGGCCGCCGCGCTGCTCGGTCTCGGCGAGTGCGCCGTGGAGACCGGTGAGCTGGCCGCGGGCCGGCAGTACTTCGAGCGGGCCGAACAGTGCCTGGTCGAGGCCGACGCCCCGCTGCCCGCCCGCGTCCCCGCCGTGCGCGGCCGGGCCCTCGCCCACTACCTCGCCGGTGAACTGCGCTACGCCGTCTACCTCCTGGAGTCCACGCTCGACGAGCTGAACCGCGGCGGCCTGCACGACCCCGACGCGCTGCTGCTGCTCTACGCCAGCGCGATCGGCCCGTACATGGACATGGGCGCCCACGCGCGCGCCGCCCAGGCCGCCGAACTCGCCCTCTCCCTCGCGCCCAGCGCCGGCGACCCCGCCCTGGTGGCCCGCATGCACCGCTCCGTCGCCCGCACCCTGCTCGCCGAGGGCCGCCTCGCCGAGGCCGACGCCTCGCTCGCCAAGGCGGCCGAGCTGTACCGCACGCTGCAACTGCGGACCGAGCTGGCCAACTGCCACTGGATGCGCGGGTACGTCTGCGCCCAGAACGGCGAGCTTCCGCGCGCGGAGGCGGAGATGCGGGAGGCCCTCGGCATGCTCTCGGTCACCCGCGCCGCCCTCTACAGCAGCCAGGTCGCCGTCGAGCTGGCCGACGTCCTGCACCGGCGCGGCAAGTCCGAGGAGGCCGCCGAGCTGCTGCACGACGTCCTCGACGACCTCTCCTCCGAACGCGGCGCCGTGCACTCCGCGGGCGCGCACCGGCTGCTCGGCATCATCGCCGAGGACGCCCGGGACACCGAGGCCGCCGAGGAGCACTACGTCCGCGCGCTGAGCCTGCTGGAGCGGGCCGGCGCGGCCGGTGACCTGGCCGACCTGTGCCGGCTCCTCGGCGACCTGCTGCGCCGCACCGGCCGGGTGGAGGCGGCCCTGGACGCCTACCGCACCGGCCTCGGGCACCGCACCGCGCCCGGCACCACCACCCTGGGACCCGCCCCGGCGCAGCCGCCGCTGTAGGCCCCGCCCCGGGCCCGCGGCGCCCGCCCGCCCCGGTTTTCCGCGGGTGGGCAGGGGTAGTCGGCCCCCGGGCGCGCGAGTGAAGGAGGCGGTTCGGGTGCCGCCCAGTGACGAACCCCGGTGGCCGTCGGACGGCTCACGTGCCGCCGAGCACATCCTCGCCCGGGTACGCGGAGCGCCGCCGGGCGAGGTACCGGACCGGCTGTGCGCGACCGCGGTGCGCCTGCTGCCGGTGAACGGGGCGAGCGCGTCGCTGCGCGTCG is a genomic window containing:
- a CDS encoding PH domain-containing protein, which produces MALFGNAHSIDPAQAQQEYARLLGHGEQVHAAYLLIRDTILFTDRRLILIDKQGITGKKTEYHSIPYRSITHFAVETAGHFDLDAELKIWLSGSATPIQKTFTKGVDIYEVQAILTQFVAR
- the metG gene encoding methionine--tRNA ligase translates to MAATGSEKRGAKAYYVSTPIYYVNDAPHLGHAYTTVAGDVLTRWHRQRGEKVWYLTGTDEHGQKIMRTAEANGVTPQAWADKLVTEAWKPLWEHLDIANDDFIRTTQKRHTDRVQEFVQDLYDKDEIYKGGYEGPYCVGCEEYKLPGELLDGEGEYAGQKLCPIHKKPVEILSEENYFFKLSEYSEKLLAHYEANPGFIQPESARNEVVNFVRQGLQDLSISRSTFDWGVPVPWDDKHVIYVWVDALLNYATAVGYNENPEKFESTFPADVHLVGKDILRFHAIIWPAMLMAQGLPLPGKIAANGWLMVGGEKMSKSNLTGIKPQDLTSHFGVDAYRWYFLRAIAFGQDGSFSWEDFSARYTSELANDYGNLASRVAAMVGKYFGGELPAATADGDAEKAIHDGLTRSVTEADRKIGEELDFQGGILAVFDFVKQVNGYITEQEPWKVAKDESPEGKARLATILYTAAEALRAVAVLLNPIMPDTSQKLWDSLGAEPSLGALADQQVQHAADWGRLPAGATVTKGAVLFPRLEEKPTA
- a CDS encoding VWA domain-containing protein; translation: MGILTLLRNAFGRSRKERTAQAEGATQETAPPVTAPEPRLPSQPTASPEPAETPDRPESSQIPEPRSESTPDEHDLVKAAFANITVPKPTEPPPTEPTPTPEPEATSDPTPEPEATSEPEPAPKAAPEPEPAPEAKAEPEPEPEPEAKAEAEPEPEPEAKAEPEPEPKPEAKAEAEPEAKAEPEPGPEPKAEPEPEPEAKAEAEPQAEAEPEPETEPKPDPTEAPDAPGAPAATTPEPAAADGEDAPQGPPAPDNATSTGGAGGNTDAEGEAEASPTLQPEAPAPKPATPAARLRSQAPTLTTAYKAAGTALKKHDLTGTRAKVHLVLDRSASMRPYYKDGSAQALAEQTLALAAHLDPEATVHVTFFSTEVDGTGDLALTDHENRIDELHAALGRMGRTSYHSAVEAVLAHHTREEEPGTPALVVFQTDGAPDAKTPATQSLTDAAANHPNVHFSFVAFGDPENKAFDYLRKLKTGNASHFLAGETPKELTDKELYEGILATWRP
- a CDS encoding PhoX family protein codes for the protein MRKLLPLIGTPSGSHPGGRSAMTCRFRCGDACFHEVPNTSGNEYVGDVIAGALSRRSMMRAAAVVTVAAAGAGAVGVAGAPSAQAAPAAGGKGHGKPSRDRAARGLRFTPVAPNTEDAVTVPEGYRQDVVIRWGEPILRGAPAFDPEKQSAEAQAGQFGYNNDFLALLPLRGEHDRQLLVANHEYTDEVLMFRGYDPENPTREQVETAWAAHGLSVVAVQEEKRSGRLTAVSRHRLNRRVTATTEFRLTGPAAGSDLVRTSADRTGRKVLGTLNNCSGGTTPWGTTLHGEENFNQYFAHASSATDKRYGIGTGATERKWERFDQRFDLAQEPNEVHRFGYVVELDPYDPESTPRKHTALGRFKHEAATVRLTHDGRPVVYTGDDERFDYFYKFVGSKRMRHGNSRWAREHNLSLLDEGTLYVAKLDGDSPDIEIDGTGTLPRDGEFDGGGEWIPLVTATERGAVSHVEGMSAEEVCVFTRLAGDKVGATKMDRPEDIEPSPVTGKVYVALTNNSNRGKAGYAGPDEANPRNSNKHGHVLELTERWNRADATRFGWSLFLVAGDPEDPATYFAGFPKDRVSPISCPDNVAFDDHGNLWISTDGNALGTHDGLFGVATKGDRRGELKQFLTVPTGAETCGPLVQDRRVLVAVQHPGEVDGASVEQPASTWPDGPGKIVRPAVVAVWRADGRDVGV
- a CDS encoding endonuclease/exonuclease/phosphatase family protein, whose product is MDTETDTATGTWADADDGWAPRRAGRRFGAWCAGLLFTGVSVVVGCRAADTDGITPVPQLLAFLPWLLVPTGAGLLLTLLARWWTGAVWGVALLGLLAWFIEPYGKTGEPTGPPVAEVRVLTSNVEFGQGTDALIAAVRREKPDLVFVQECESTCGAALRRDLAADYPHRQAVEGAGSKGSVILSAFPLRPAPGVRGTMGMPAAVADVRGHAVRLRLAHPMPPLADQVDLWRAELDALRDAAAGDRGAPTVLAGDFNASQDHAAFRRVLDTGLRDAARLAGEDRTPSWPARTLPVFGTQIDHVLVSEDFAAHDARFLDLAGTDHRALVVDLTLHAAAG
- a CDS encoding ADP-ribosylation/crystallin J1; translated protein: MTEQRTESGTTTLWRPTGPEELALVEASGWTAWPPRLPEQPIFYPVLDEDYAVRIARDWNVPASGSGYVTRFEADTAFLARYPVRRAGGETILELWVPAEELAEFNRHIVGRIEVVREFHGRA